One Marinobacter panjinensis DNA segment encodes these proteins:
- a CDS encoding GGDEF domain-containing protein: MAQMAEKFLLSRLSRTGFLILLAIAVFAVIQREPLNAVTAIIGAGLVFTSSAFHPGRFRQPWPAIHRLLFGALLLLLVTSLWTGPWNLTHWLYVAPLIGFALLPVFWGACITVLVAIMAMFATHWSGGIPERHQMISALLLTIMLSGLLVFLREYKSRQLAPLRRTDELTQAASREYLSADLHKEIQRSEREGTDMSVIMIGLDTHLSDNNPDADIRSILPRIGRYLHSQLRDFDTYYRVADLQFLIILPGIATTDAAALAETIRRGLSTLLASHQLDLTVSAGIAGLNIGDDADSLQQSAANALRRAQQQGGNRAQSYSTWSHTAPPASTEVTGGPSS; this comes from the coding sequence ATGGCCCAGATGGCCGAAAAATTCCTGCTAAGCCGACTATCGAGAACAGGATTCCTGATCCTGCTCGCTATCGCTGTATTCGCTGTGATCCAGCGGGAGCCACTTAACGCTGTTACGGCGATTATCGGCGCCGGCCTGGTCTTCACCAGCAGCGCGTTTCACCCCGGACGATTCCGGCAGCCCTGGCCGGCCATTCACCGCTTGCTGTTCGGGGCCCTGCTACTGCTTCTGGTTACCAGCCTTTGGACCGGGCCCTGGAACCTGACCCACTGGCTTTATGTGGCACCACTGATCGGATTTGCCTTGCTGCCGGTTTTCTGGGGCGCCTGCATTACCGTGCTGGTCGCCATTATGGCGATGTTTGCCACCCATTGGTCCGGTGGAATCCCGGAACGCCATCAGATGATCAGCGCTCTGCTGCTGACCATCATGCTGTCTGGCTTACTGGTATTTCTCCGGGAGTACAAATCCCGGCAACTGGCACCCCTGCGGCGCACCGACGAACTGACTCAGGCGGCCAGCCGGGAATACCTTTCTGCCGACCTGCACAAGGAGATCCAGCGCAGCGAGCGGGAAGGCACCGACATGTCGGTGATCATGATCGGCCTGGACACTCACCTGAGCGACAACAATCCTGACGCCGACATCCGCTCCATACTGCCACGAATTGGCCGCTACCTGCACTCACAACTGCGGGATTTCGACACCTACTACCGCGTCGCGGATCTGCAATTCCTGATCATCCTGCCCGGCATTGCGACCACAGATGCAGCCGCACTGGCTGAGACCATCCGCAGGGGCCTGAGTACTTTGCTTGCTTCCCACCAGCTGGACCTTACCGTCAGCGCCGGTATTGCGGGGCTGAACATAGGTGATGATGCCGACAGCCTGCAGCAGTCTGCCGCCAATGCCCTCAGGCGGGCTCAACAACAGGGCGGTAACCGGGCCCAGTCCTACAGCACCTGGTCCCACACGGCACCACCGGCAAGCACCGAAGTTACCGGAGGGCCGTCATCATGA
- a CDS encoding glutamate-5-semialdehyde dehydrogenase: MDIAVYMADVGQQARKAATAVARSTTAVRNQALLATAEALDASRNELAAANARDLEHGRSSGLDDAMLDRLELTPARIDAMIEGLRQVASLPDPIGEITDMTYRPSGIQVGRMRVPLGVIGIIYESRPNVTVEAASLCLKSGNATILRGGSEAIHSNQAIAECLARGLSDAGLPGNAVQVIKTTDRAAVGELITMPRFVDVIVPRGGKGLIERISRDARVPVIKHLDGICHVYIDSHADPEKALAVALNSKTQRYGTCNTMETLLVDQEIASDILPLLAEAFREKGVELRGCEQTVQILPDVAAATEEDWATEYLAPILAVKVVDGLDGAIAHINCYSSQHTDSIITENFTRARRFLTEVDSASVMVNASTRFADGFEYGLGAEIGISTDKIHARGPVGLEGLTSQKYVVFGDGHIRT; this comes from the coding sequence ATGGATATTGCAGTTTACATGGCTGATGTGGGGCAGCAGGCACGGAAAGCCGCCACCGCAGTAGCCCGATCCACAACAGCGGTTCGCAATCAGGCGTTGCTGGCAACGGCGGAAGCACTGGATGCCTCGAGGAATGAACTGGCTGCGGCAAATGCCAGGGATCTGGAGCATGGCCGTAGTAGCGGTCTTGATGACGCCATGCTGGACCGGCTGGAACTGACACCGGCACGCATTGATGCAATGATCGAGGGGCTTCGCCAGGTAGCCTCCCTGCCGGATCCGATCGGTGAGATTACCGACATGACCTACCGTCCGTCCGGCATACAGGTAGGGCGCATGCGGGTGCCGCTTGGGGTGATCGGCATTATTTACGAGTCGCGGCCCAACGTGACCGTAGAGGCAGCCAGCTTGTGCCTCAAATCCGGTAATGCCACCATTCTTAGGGGTGGCTCCGAGGCGATTCATTCCAATCAGGCTATCGCAGAGTGCCTCGCCAGGGGATTGTCAGACGCAGGGCTTCCGGGGAATGCCGTTCAGGTCATCAAAACTACCGATCGGGCGGCCGTGGGCGAGCTGATTACCATGCCCCGGTTTGTCGACGTGATTGTTCCCCGGGGTGGCAAAGGCCTGATCGAGCGAATCAGCCGTGATGCCCGTGTTCCGGTGATCAAACATCTGGACGGCATCTGCCATGTGTATATCGACAGCCACGCAGACCCGGAGAAGGCTCTGGCGGTCGCTCTCAATTCCAAGACCCAGCGTTACGGTACCTGCAATACCATGGAAACCCTGCTGGTGGATCAGGAAATTGCCAGCGACATCCTGCCGTTGCTGGCGGAGGCGTTTCGCGAGAAGGGCGTCGAGCTCCGGGGCTGTGAGCAGACCGTGCAAATTCTGCCGGATGTGGCTGCTGCCACAGAAGAAGACTGGGCAACCGAATATCTGGCCCCGATTCTCGCGGTTAAGGTTGTTGACGGACTGGATGGCGCCATTGCCCATATCAATTGCTACAGCTCGCAACACACCGACAGTATCATCACCGAGAATTTCACCCGGGCACGGCGATTCCTGACGGAAGTGGATTCCGCTTCGGTCATGGTGAATGCCTCTACCCGGTTCGCTGACGGTTTTGAATACGGCCTGGGTGCGGAAATCGGCATCTCGACGGACAAGATCCACGCCCGGGGCCCTGTCGGCCTTGAAGGCCTGACATCACAGAAATACGTGGTGTTCGGCGATGGCCACATCCGGACCTGA
- the nadD gene encoding nicotinate-nucleotide adenylyltransferase: MHVIYGGTFDPIHHGHLRLAVELRERLGVPEVSLMPCHVPPHREAPGATSEQRVALLELAIADEPGLTLDQRELGRGGASYTAETLRQVRAELGPEQPLTMVLGTDSFAGFDRWQEWQRIPELAHIVVVQRPGPGLEPGSAPARLLEERSVSGVEALYGAPCGHILELDPPLLDISATGIRDRILSGRSPRYLLPDSVWWEIRRQGLYGA; this comes from the coding sequence ATGCATGTCATCTACGGCGGTACCTTCGACCCCATCCATCACGGCCACCTGCGCCTGGCAGTCGAGCTTCGGGAGCGGCTGGGCGTGCCCGAGGTGTCGCTGATGCCTTGTCACGTGCCTCCTCACCGGGAGGCTCCCGGCGCAACCAGCGAGCAACGGGTGGCGCTACTGGAACTGGCCATTGCCGATGAGCCCGGGCTGACGCTGGATCAACGGGAGCTGGGGCGCGGTGGCGCCTCCTATACGGCAGAAACTCTGCGCCAGGTCCGTGCGGAGCTGGGTCCGGAGCAGCCGCTGACGATGGTTCTGGGCACTGACTCCTTTGCCGGTTTTGACCGCTGGCAGGAATGGCAGCGCATTCCTGAGCTGGCGCACATTGTGGTGGTGCAACGACCGGGGCCCGGCCTGGAGCCGGGCAGCGCTCCGGCACGCTTGCTTGAGGAGCGCTCCGTCAGCGGGGTGGAGGCGCTCTACGGCGCCCCCTGTGGCCATATCCTGGAACTGGATCCGCCCTTGCTGGACATCTCGGCAACGGGCATTCGCGACCGGATTCTCTCGGGGCGCTCGCCCCGGTATCTCCTGCCTGACAGCGTATGGTGGGAAATTCGTCGCCAGGGACTCTACGGCGCGTGA
- the rsfS gene encoding ribosome silencing factor produces the protein MQAEQLKELVVGALEDVKAQDVSIIDVRGRTSVTDYMVLASGTSNRHVKSLADSVLSEARDQGVKASNVEGANASDWILVDLGDVVVHVMMPATREFYDLERLWRDAPDLGAAGSE, from the coding sequence ATGCAGGCTGAGCAACTGAAAGAACTGGTCGTGGGTGCGCTTGAGGACGTCAAGGCGCAGGACGTGAGCATTATTGATGTCAGGGGAAGAACCAGTGTCACGGATTACATGGTGCTGGCTTCCGGAACCTCTAACCGGCATGTGAAATCCCTGGCGGATTCGGTGTTGTCGGAAGCGAGGGATCAGGGAGTCAAAGCCAGTAATGTGGAAGGTGCTAACGCCAGCGACTGGATTCTGGTTGACCTTGGTGATGTGGTGGTTCACGTCATGATGCCGGCAACCCGTGAATTTTATGATCTTGAGCGCCTTTGGCGTGATGCTCCGGATCTGGGTGCTGCAGGTAGCGAATAG